The sequence CAAAATCCCACTTTCTGCCGCTAGCAACGCCCTAGCCAGCTAGCTGTTCGGACCACTAGCGCTTCCACTAACCACTTCCGCCGggaaaactcattttgtttcagcaTAATGTTAGGGACCACTGCTGTAAAATAACACCAAAATAATAGCAACAACACTTATACTACTGAATTTACTCTTATATTAGGTTATGAATAAAAAGAGTCTGACAATTAGCCTAAATGTTATGTTAGACCTGAAACAATTAGGCCTGCTAGTCGGCCAATCAATCAATTGATCAACGAAAGTTAGGCAACACTTTTGGTAACTTAATAATGACCGAAAACAATCATTGGTTGTAGAATTTCAAATGCCAATACTTACGTCAATGGCAGttcagtatttttgtcttttggtttgttgctcagacaaaataaaacattttaaggcaTGACCTTGCACCCTGTACATTCTTTTTTTGATCTACGTTGATAATAACTGCAGTCCTAATGAGTAAAGTTAGACTATTACATAATTAGCCAATTAACTAATTGATTTTTTGACTATTAAAGCTCGTCAGCATCTGTTATGTTAGCTTATtagcagattaattgattagttgacagacagaaagtggatCAGCATTTAGACAATCTGTTAATCATTTAAGTCAAATATCACTTGTTGATTGCAGTTTTCCAAAAGTCagaattttctcttttctcttatATCCTTGCAttaattttctgatgttttatggGCAAAGTCATTGTATCAATTGTATGATcaacagattaattgataatgaaaataataaataataaagtaacAGTTGTACAGATAAATATTTCTGGGTTGTTTGCTTTTCCATAGCAGGGATACAAGCTTTTTTCCAACAAGGGAGAATTCCACTTTATTTGGTTGATTAACTTGATGATTACTTGTTGCATAactatttcattgttttcatagTTCTCTGATTGTCTGTGGTTGGTCTGGGACTGGGACAGTCATTAAGGTCATTATTTATAGCTTACAGTCCTGTCATTTGTCCATCATCCACAAAAAGACACTTCTATTCTGATGAAACATCCTCAACTCATCCACAGAGAACGCTTGAAAGACTATATGTGTGTGCAATtgagaataaaaatacaaaaaaatactcAATTCTCTCTAGAGACTTTCATTCATGTCTTTGTATTTACAAGATAAGATATCTTGTCGTACTTTAGTAGTTTATCTACAAACTACTCAAGTCAGTGTAGACAAGTCCGAATACATATTCAATACAATCAATATTCACTGATTCCGTTAGTAGTCTATTGAGTATTTTAAGTTGCACAACATCACCATTAATATGGTGATGTTGTGCAActtaattaataatataatgtagTATATGCTTAGTGGTAGGCTAGGTGTTCTTTTGCACAACCACATTAATCTGCTCTGCAACAGTCGTGTATGTGAGTGAAATGTGCAATTACTCCTCTCTaccctcttttctctgtttgtttggatcCTGTCACATTTTTAGCATTTAAGTAATATGGTTATCTTTACTGCGTTGTAGTAATTGcagtatacatacatacagcatcCAACGCCACataacacagtgtgtgtgctccagtttttgaaaaaatattgaaaacatgtcaaaactggcttttactttttttttaacttttaaactaAAAGTCAGTTGACAATTCTgtaaagttgttttattttttcattaaatgtctttattttagCACTGACATGTCGTCAGTGCTAAACATGTCGTGTTTCTTCACTCATCAGTCATATATAACTGATATGACACCATCATGTGGACAGTTTGAGTAAATTCAGTCCCAGTCCATTAATGCTTCTGATTATGTGACATTTAACGATGCAGATGCAGCTCATCCAGtacacattttgttgtttaaatttAATCCTAAACATACAAACAACCAATTACAATCATCTATCTTTATTTAGCTTCGTGCAGGAATTTCAAAGGAAAACCGTGACACCCCAAACTGGAAATAGTTCTTTATTACTCCTAAACATCTGCTGGAGGGTTCACAGAACAGCACAAGACAAAAACCAAACGAAAAAATTAGGAAAATATGTTCAGATAACTAAGGCACGCACCAGTTAGATTTATCCCGTTTTGGATATAAAGGTGATGCTCACAGGATTTTCAACAGTAGCATCCAGGTAAACGGACATTCAATAACAGTCAGATATaaatagcaaaacaaacagatgacGCATTTTTGAGCACATTACTTCAAAAATCAATGTGCACTAAAATAACAAGATGTGGTCATAATAAGAACATTATAGCACAAAGATAAAAGCTGGTAGTTTGGTAATTTTCTCGGCATGGACAAAGTCATGTTATGGGGTGGACTTGATATGATGAACATGATATGCTCTACACATAACAAGTCACCTGCCGTCATCCCatgatgcatgtgtgtcttgGGTGTGGACATTGGACAATATGGCTGAAATCAATATCACAATATTAAGATTAATAATTCTCTTACAATTAATATCACATTATGGCAAAGGTAGGTAAAATCACACGTAAAATACTAAAATTCAGaattattataaaattataaCCTGACATGATTATTTTAATCTTGGTATGATTTACTGAAAGTCAATCGGTGATGATCAACCATTGCCCAGCCTTAGTTGTGTGTGTCACTGGCTTGTGCTGTATAAAGATTAAATGTGCAGAGAATGTACAaactaaagtaaaaaaaaaaaaaaaaagtgtgcagAAATCAGACATACGATCAGCACACTGCACAGATAGCTCGTAATAAATCAAAGTGAATTGTCAAATCTTGCCTGACAAGATCTCTGAGTGACTAAAAGCATCACTCCAGCAAACGACAAGAATTGGGAGCTATCAGTACAGACAATAGGTCTTGTGTCTGACTTTATCTGGAAGATTAAAGTATGTTAGGCTGGTCTATGTTCACACAGTTGATACAGTGAAATCAAAGACTTCAAGTAACTTAAGATACAAAATAACcaaacatttgaacacattCATGGATATCCAGAAATTGCCAGTGTAGACCTATGTAGCTGAGAGCTTCCTTTCAACGTATCTTTACATGAATGAAATGTCTTGGGCAGGTTTTGCAGTACGATTTCAGACAGCTGGCAAAAGCTTAGATGAATTACTATAAACTACAGTATATTAAACTAAGTAATCAAACAGATCACATACGTTTCTCTGGAACTGACCTCAACTTTCTGGTATGACTTCATTCCCTGAGTATACCCTCAACCCTTGAAATCTCAcaagtgtcaaaaaaaaaaccccgGACTACAAGGAAAACAACTTTTGAATATGACTAATAATGTTTCACAAGGACCTTGGACATTACATGTAAACAATTTCTTTCCTAATATTGAGCTTTCCTTTGGAGCAACACCACCACTTATGACTAGGCCACAGTTCACTGCAACTAAAAGACAcatttgttcatgtgtttgtacaAAGTGCTTTGGTTTCCAGTGACATAAACTACATCGGTGCTGTTTGTTAACTGCACATTTTGCACAAACATCCTCCATGTGTTCAACTGCAATAACTGCATAAAACTGTCTGACTacacttttttccccacaatgcACAAGCCTTGGATCTTACAGACAGGTGCTACGGGATATTTCCTGACGCCGAAACTATAAGTTTGAAATATACTTTTTTAAACCTCAGTTTAACATACAAAAGTTGATTTTCGTTGCCTTGCACGtccaaagtgaaaaacacagacaagataTAAATTGATTTCCTTCAGTGAAACACAAGACGATCAGTCCTTCTTCCCTTCATGACCATTTGCTGCAAGTGTCTCTTGTTggtctctctgctgtttgtgccaGTTCTTGCTCTTCCGAATGGCAAATCGAACAATATCCACCATAAACACCCAAGACAGAGCGTACATGGCCACTCCCCCACACTTGATAAAGAATCTAGGTCTTGGGGAGATCAGCTCACAGTACAGCATTGTGCCTCCTACAAAGATTCTCAtcaccacaaacagcagcacaaacaggacGTCCACAACGTCCCCAAGCCACGTCCCGTAATGTCCCGTCTGTTTCAGGAACCAGCGTGCCTGAAGTAGGGGGTTGGTGATTTCACTGCCAAAGAGGACCGCGCAGCCCTCGATGCCAGACTCACCCAACCACAGGGTGCACAGGATTCCCAGGATGCTCATGGTGTGGTGGGCCAGCATAACGGGTCCCTCTGTGCGGAAGTACACACACCAGGCCATATCAAAAATAAAGTAGCCAAGGCTCAGCAACATGGCACTTATCTGTAGAGCTGTGTTCTTAGTACCTTGCATccaggaacagaaacagagaattCTTAGTTAGcaaaaacaatcaacaacaacaacaagttatTACTGTTACTATAGAGGAGGATTTAATTGTTAATATCAACATTTAGAAACAAACGTCTGATAAAGAACTTTGTGCAATACAGAAAACAGGTTAGAACTGTACATTTATTTGGCCAGTGCTGAAGGGTCTACACACACTTAAAATTGTTCCAAATTTCAAGTAACACTCATTAtctttaacaacaaaaaattcaTCTGCAACTACGTTACTGAATGACTGTCAGCTGCAGCCATAGTGTCCAGATTTACATGACATGACAATTGCTGAAATAGCACTTAAAACATAATGATATGAAAGATACAtaatagatatagatatataattcaagttcagttcagttacaTATTGGTAATTTATATCAAAAGAGGGTAAGTATCTTTACCTGGATAAGTGAAAGGCCAGGGTCCATCTACATAGCCTATGTATGCTGTGATGCACACTGCCAGGATGCCATGTACCAGGGTGACAAGGCGGCAGTTCCACTCGTAGCTCCTGCTCCCGTTGATattacacaaaataaagtagaaagaGACCCAACAGGACAGGCACAGGAGTGCACCAACCACAAGCAGTGCCATCTTCtacagacaaaacaatcaagataaacagataaaaaccAACTCACACTTTCTTTCAAAGCTCTTTCAATCAGTGGTCATCAAGCCAACTTTGAATCACATtacacagtgagagaaaaatgcATAGCGGCACATCTTGCGCTGTAATATCGCTTACAGTAGAAAAAGACAGCGTTACCATCCAAAGACATGGACTGTGCAATCCTTTGTAAGTGACCAACAATTAGCCTTTGCTGGAACTATAATAGCACTATAGTTGGTAGGCCGAGGGTCTGGTGGGGTGAGGGGGACGTCTCTTCTACTGCTGTGACG comes from Scatophagus argus isolate fScaArg1 chromosome 5, fScaArg1.pri, whole genome shotgun sequence and encodes:
- the tlcd5a gene encoding TLC domain-containing protein 5a isoform X2, with translation MALLVVGALLCLSCWVSFYFILCNINGSRSYEWNCRLVTLVHGILAVCITAYIGYVDGPWPFTYPGTKNTALQISAMLLSLGYFIFDMAWCVYFRTEGPVMLAHHTMSILGILCTLWLGESGIEGCAVLFGSEITNPLLQARWFLKQTGHYGTWLGDVVDVLFVLLFVVMRIFVGGTMLYCELISPRPRFFIKCGGVAMYALSWVFMVDIVRFAIRKSKNWHKQQRDQQETLAANGHEGKKD
- the tlcd5a gene encoding TLC domain-containing protein 5a isoform X1 → MVTLSFSTKMALLVVGALLCLSCWVSFYFILCNINGSRSYEWNCRLVTLVHGILAVCITAYIGYVDGPWPFTYPGTKNTALQISAMLLSLGYFIFDMAWCVYFRTEGPVMLAHHTMSILGILCTLWLGESGIEGCAVLFGSEITNPLLQARWFLKQTGHYGTWLGDVVDVLFVLLFVVMRIFVGGTMLYCELISPRPRFFIKCGGVAMYALSWVFMVDIVRFAIRKSKNWHKQQRDQQETLAANGHEGKKD
- the tlcd5a gene encoding TLC domain-containing protein 5a isoform X3, giving the protein MVTLSFSTKMALLVVGALLCLSCWVSFYFILCNINGSRSYEWNCRLVTLVHGILAVCITAYIGYVDGPWPFTYPEGPVMLAHHTMSILGILCTLWLGESGIEGCAVLFGSEITNPLLQARWFLKQTGHYGTWLGDVVDVLFVLLFVVMRIFVGGTMLYCELISPRPRFFIKCGGVAMYALSWVFMVDIVRFAIRKSKNWHKQQRDQQETLAANGHEGKKD